The following nucleotide sequence is from Treponema primitia ZAS-1.
GTTAGACACTTCATTTGGCGAACCGCCTAGGAGAGAGGCTTTTGCCGCATAACGATGTATACCGCGTGGAGCTTAGTTAAACATAATTTGGCGAACCGGCCGGTGAAGCCATGCGCCACCGAGGCACGAAAGCACACTTACAAATAGTACGGAGTGGGGTGTCGGGAAGGAAACGTATGGAGGGACCCTCTGGGAGGCCCCATACGTTTCCTTCCTGACAGGCCCCCCCTACCAATTGTGTGCTTTCGGAAACCCAGTATGCGCATGGCTTCACCGGGTTATTGACAATGGTCTTTTTATACTATATTTTGTAAACATGGAGTTAGATAAAATACCATCAAAATATCGTGAAGATATCGAAATGGCAATAACATTACTCAAAAATGAAGGCTGCGAATCTGTTTTTTTATTTGGTTCCTTAGTAACAGGAAAAATTCATGCGTATTCAGATATAGATATTGGCATAACCGGATTACCAGCTAATAAATTTTTTAGAGTATATTCAATATTAGACAGAAAATTATCTAATAAAGTTGATCTCGTTGATTTTGATGACAATATAAAATTTTATACCCTTTTAAATTCTTTAGGGGAAATTGTAAAACTTGGATAAAAGTATTTCTGAAAAAATAGCATATGAAATTTCTCAAATAGATGAAACTGTTAGTGATGCAGAACCATTGATTAAATTATGTAAAGCCAAAAAGCCTGATCTTATTGAATGTTCTGCCGTTGCATTATTATTACATTCGTTTTATAACGGTATAGAAAATATATTATTGACGATAATGAAATACAAGGAAAATGGTTCATTAAACGGTAGTAAATGGCATACCGAATTACTTGATAATGCTTTTGAAGCAATGAATAATAGATCGGCTATATTTAGAAATGAGATAAAAGAAACTTTACAGGACTATTTATCATTTAGGCATTTCGTCCGGCATACCTATGGATTTAGAATAAAATGGGAAAAGATGGAAGATAAATTGAATAACCTTAAAGAAATATGGAAAATTGTTAAAGAAGATTTAAATAGTTTTATTAAAAATAATTGAAAAGCCCCCGCTTGGAGCATAGTTAAGCATAATTTGGCGAACCGGCCGGTGAAGCCATGCGCCCACCGAGGCACGAAAGCACACTTACAAATAGTACGGAGTGGGGTGTCGGGAAGGAAACGTATGGAGGGACCCTCTGGGAGGCCCCATACGTTTCCTTCCTGACAGGCCCCCAGTATGCGCATGGCTTCACCGGGACCGTATCTGCCACACGAAGCTGCTGCTTAGCCAGGCGAGGCGGGCTGTCCTGGAGATGGCGTTGTATGACCCTCCTTCCCGATGGGCGGGAATCCAATTGAGGGTATCGGCGATCTGGGTCTGAGTTTTTGGGTCCCCTAACCAGGCTATGATTTTATCCAGTTTTGCCCTTTTCTTTTCATTGCCAAAGGGGATGGCCCAGAGTATATCCGCCTGAAGGCCGAATTCGTGCCAGTCCTCCCGTTCGGGGAAACGGTTTGCTTCAAGGTTGCTGGTTTCCTGCAGGGGTTCCTGGCGGATAC
It contains:
- a CDS encoding nucleotidyltransferase family protein yields the protein MELDKIPSKYREDIEMAITLLKNEGCESVFLFGSLVTGKIHAYSDIDIGITGLPANKFFRVYSILDRKLSNKVDLVDFDDNIKFYTLLNSLGEIVKLG